The Halobacterium sp. CBA1132 genome has a segment encoding these proteins:
- a CDS encoding thiolase family protein: protein MASDTTPVIAAAYRTPQGKEGGVYADTRSEDLSVPLIDHILDEHDLTSDDIDDLQWGVAQQRSEQDNNVARVIALLSELGEDVPAASVNRWCASSMEAIMRAADSISAGQRDAIIAGGVENMSRVPMDGDSYEHLHPGLAERYNVPELQMGMTAEEVAERHDVTREEQDEYALQSQQRAAEATDAGRFDDEIVPIETEDGLVEEDEGIRHDTSLEALGQLPTVFKGDGTVTPGNASQISDGAAATLVTSEQFAEDHDLDVLAYVGDHNVAGVDPRVMGIGPVPATRGLLERTGEDIEDFDLVELNEAFASQTLYARDELGIDNEKFNVNGGAIAVGHPLGASGARLPVTLIHEMEKRDAEKGLATLCVGFGQGAAITFERK from the coding sequence ATGGCAAGCGACACCACTCCGGTCATCGCAGCGGCCTACCGAACCCCGCAGGGCAAGGAAGGCGGCGTGTACGCGGACACGCGCAGCGAGGACCTCTCGGTTCCGCTCATCGACCACATCCTCGACGAACACGACCTGACCAGCGACGACATCGACGACCTCCAGTGGGGCGTCGCTCAGCAGCGCAGCGAGCAGGACAACAACGTCGCGCGCGTCATCGCGCTCCTCTCGGAACTCGGCGAGGACGTGCCCGCGGCGTCGGTGAATCGCTGGTGCGCGTCCTCGATGGAGGCCATCATGCGCGCGGCCGACTCCATCAGCGCGGGACAGCGCGACGCCATCATCGCGGGCGGCGTCGAGAACATGAGCCGGGTGCCGATGGACGGCGACTCCTACGAGCACCTCCACCCGGGCCTCGCCGAGCGCTACAACGTCCCCGAACTCCAGATGGGGATGACCGCCGAAGAGGTCGCCGAGCGCCACGACGTCACCCGCGAGGAACAGGACGAGTACGCGCTCCAGAGCCAGCAGCGCGCCGCCGAAGCCACCGACGCCGGGCGCTTCGACGACGAAATCGTCCCCATCGAGACAGAGGACGGTCTCGTCGAGGAGGACGAGGGCATCCGCCACGACACCTCGCTGGAGGCGCTCGGCCAACTCCCCACCGTGTTCAAGGGCGACGGCACGGTGACGCCCGGGAACGCCAGCCAGATTTCGGACGGTGCGGCCGCGACGCTGGTCACCAGCGAGCAGTTCGCCGAGGACCACGACCTCGACGTGCTCGCGTACGTCGGCGACCACAACGTCGCGGGCGTCGACCCGCGCGTCATGGGCATCGGCCCAGTCCCCGCGACGCGCGGGCTGCTGGAGCGCACCGGCGAGGACATCGAGGACTTCGACCTCGTGGAACTCAACGAGGCGTTCGCGTCCCAGACGCTGTACGCCCGCGACGAACTCGGCATCGACAACGAGAAGTTCAACGTCAACGGCGGCGCCATCGCCGTCGGCCACCCGCTGGGCGCGAGCGGCGCGCGACTCCCGGTCACGCTGATTCACGAGATGGAGAAGCGCGACGCCGAGAAGGGGCTGGCGACGCTCTGCGTCGGCTTCGGCCAGGGTGCGGCCATCACGTTCGAGCGGAAATAG
- a CDS encoding glycosyltransferase, producing the protein MRSVGIVVPAYDPNVEVLVSYLRALQDVVTPERLHVELDAGSAETAAAIREAGATVNHASERRGKGAAITAGFEALDTDVLAFADDDGATPAASLAQVVAPVRDGDADLAVGSRRHPDAAVTGHQTLVRRFLGDGFAWLARRFLDVDLYDYQCGAKAITAEGWENVRDHLYEGGFAWDVELVAMAGALDLRVREVPIEWEDQPGSTVSPVETSIALFRALVASRHRSKLLRDSQLHEAIAARRDEQAALVEQHR; encoded by the coding sequence ATGCGTTCCGTCGGCATCGTCGTCCCCGCGTACGACCCGAACGTCGAGGTGCTGGTGTCGTACCTCCGCGCCCTCCAAGACGTAGTCACCCCCGAGCGTCTGCACGTGGAGTTAGACGCCGGTTCGGCGGAGACGGCCGCCGCGATTCGGGAGGCGGGAGCGACCGTGAACCACGCGAGCGAGCGCCGTGGCAAGGGCGCCGCCATCACCGCGGGGTTCGAGGCGTTGGACACGGACGTCCTCGCGTTCGCGGACGACGACGGCGCCACGCCCGCCGCGTCGCTGGCGCAGGTCGTCGCGCCCGTGCGTGACGGCGACGCGGACCTCGCGGTCGGGTCGCGCAGGCATCCCGACGCGGCCGTGACCGGCCACCAGACGCTCGTGCGGCGCTTCCTCGGGGACGGGTTCGCGTGGCTCGCGCGCCGGTTCCTCGACGTCGACCTCTACGACTACCAGTGCGGCGCGAAAGCCATCACGGCCGAGGGGTGGGAGAACGTCCGCGACCACCTCTACGAGGGCGGGTTCGCGTGGGACGTCGAACTCGTGGCGATGGCGGGCGCCCTCGACCTCCGCGTGCGGGAAGTCCCAATCGAGTGGGAGGACCAGCCGGGGTCGACGGTGTCGCCGGTGGAGACGTCGATAGCATTGTTCCGCGCGCTGGTGGCGTCGCGCCACCGGTCGAAGCTCCTGCGGGACAGCCAGCTACACGAAGCCATCGCGGCGCGCCGCGACGAACAGGCCGCGCTCGTCGAACAGCACCGATGA
- a CDS encoding GtrA family protein, whose amino-acid sequence MSRADRVREALPDRLAALVSTVRFGQFVSVGAVGAVFDITTLVVLTELFGVAAAVANVVSIETAILVMFAVNERWTFADHGDTDARSVGRRLIRSHLVRAGGSTLQYVLFVAVFYNVAVDLSVAGVDLWLVVVKGGAIGVAMLVNYVFESLFTWRVHADE is encoded by the coding sequence ATGAGCCGCGCCGACCGCGTTCGCGAGGCGCTGCCCGACCGGCTCGCGGCGCTCGTCTCGACGGTGCGGTTCGGACAGTTCGTCTCCGTCGGCGCCGTCGGCGCCGTCTTCGACATCACGACCCTGGTCGTGCTCACCGAACTGTTCGGCGTGGCGGCGGCTGTCGCGAACGTCGTCAGCATCGAAACCGCGATTCTCGTGATGTTCGCGGTCAACGAGCGCTGGACGTTCGCGGACCACGGCGATACCGACGCGCGCTCGGTCGGCCGGCGGCTGATTCGCTCCCACCTCGTCCGCGCGGGCGGGTCGACGCTGCAGTACGTGCTGTTCGTCGCGGTGTTCTACAACGTCGCCGTCGACCTCTCTGTCGCGGGCGTGGACCTCTGGCTGGTCGTCGTGAAAGGCGGCGCAATCGGCGTCGCGATGCTCGTGAACTACGTCTTCGAGAGTCTGTTCACGTGGCGCGTCCACGCCGACGAGTAA
- a CDS encoding cation:proton antiporter, whose translation MSSELIPLVATIIALGVASQVIADRLQVPSVLFLVIAGILVGPEVLGVVTLETFGGAETLSGIVGLSVAIIVFEGAFHLKLPKLREAPGAVLRLTTIGAAISLVGTALAVRFLLDANWDMAFLVGSLLVATGPTVITPILDIVPVRNRVAAALETEGVVNDVTAAILAIVVFEVVNNPGLTRMQIVEEFTIRLGIGVLFGLAVAGIVWYLLRHVDLSRGNAPQNARLIVLAGALVAYGAADFLRGEAGIAAVATAGMVLGNADLPYEEEIEAFKGDVTLVVLSFVFIGLAALLSFDNLIQLGVAGLAVVFLIALVIRPLGVFLSTRGDRYTLSERTFMSAVGPRGIIPASVATLFAVQLQSSGMEEAASLLVGIVFLAILLTVVLEGGFARHIAQALDVIPMRVIIVGGGTVGRALGERLEDRGENVVLVEKDVEMVERTRNDGFTVHHGDGTDTDELRSAGAENARIVVAATGDDDANLLISQLADSKFDVETIIARANNPDNVDAFEDLGVRTVSSSLATAWGIDNIIERPALANWMTEIGRSGDVQEVEVTSEELVGKTIEELDTELPNGCIIALVGRDGENQVPAGEFTLQRGDHLTFLGRKESVREALEWCHPRD comes from the coding sequence GTGAGCTCCGAACTCATTCCACTGGTCGCCACGATTATCGCCCTCGGAGTGGCGTCACAAGTCATCGCAGACCGCCTCCAAGTGCCGAGCGTGCTGTTCCTCGTCATCGCGGGGATTCTCGTCGGCCCGGAGGTGTTGGGCGTCGTCACGCTGGAGACGTTCGGCGGCGCGGAGACGCTGTCCGGCATCGTCGGGCTCTCCGTCGCCATCATCGTCTTTGAGGGCGCGTTCCACCTGAAGCTCCCGAAGCTCCGGGAGGCCCCGGGGGCGGTGTTACGCCTCACGACGATTGGCGCCGCCATCTCGCTGGTCGGTACCGCGCTGGCGGTCCGGTTCCTGCTCGACGCGAACTGGGACATGGCGTTCCTCGTCGGCAGCCTGCTGGTCGCCACCGGGCCGACGGTCATCACGCCGATTCTGGACATCGTGCCCGTGCGCAACCGCGTCGCCGCCGCGCTCGAAACCGAGGGCGTCGTCAACGACGTCACGGCGGCCATCCTCGCAATCGTCGTCTTCGAGGTCGTGAACAACCCCGGACTCACGCGGATGCAAATCGTCGAGGAGTTCACGATTCGGCTGGGCATCGGCGTCCTCTTCGGCCTCGCCGTCGCGGGCATCGTCTGGTACTTGCTCCGCCACGTCGACCTCTCGCGGGGGAACGCGCCGCAGAACGCCCGTCTCATCGTGCTCGCCGGCGCGCTCGTCGCGTACGGCGCCGCCGACTTCCTCCGCGGCGAAGCGGGCATCGCCGCCGTCGCGACCGCCGGCATGGTGCTGGGGAACGCCGACCTCCCCTACGAGGAGGAGATAGAGGCGTTCAAGGGCGACGTGACGCTGGTCGTCCTCTCGTTCGTGTTCATCGGACTGGCCGCGCTGCTGTCGTTCGACAACCTCATCCAACTCGGCGTCGCCGGACTCGCGGTCGTCTTCCTCATCGCGCTCGTCATCCGGCCGCTGGGCGTCTTCCTCTCCACCCGAGGGGACCGCTACACGCTCTCCGAGCGGACGTTCATGAGCGCCGTCGGCCCGCGCGGCATCATCCCCGCGTCGGTCGCGACGCTGTTCGCGGTCCAACTCCAGAGCAGCGGGATGGAGGAAGCCGCCAGCCTCTTGGTCGGCATCGTCTTCCTCGCCATCCTGCTGACCGTCGTCTTGGAGGGTGGGTTCGCAAGACACATCGCACAAGCACTTGATGTAATTCCAATGCGTGTCATTATTGTCGGCGGCGGCACCGTGGGTCGGGCGCTCGGTGAGCGCCTCGAAGACCGCGGTGAGAACGTCGTCCTCGTCGAGAAGGACGTAGAGATGGTCGAACGAACGCGCAACGACGGGTTCACCGTCCACCACGGCGACGGCACGGACACCGACGAGTTGCGGTCCGCGGGCGCGGAGAACGCCCGCATCGTCGTCGCCGCCACTGGGGACGACGACGCCAACTTGCTGATCTCCCAGCTCGCGGACTCGAAGTTCGACGTCGAAACCATCATCGCCCGGGCGAACAACCCGGACAACGTCGACGCCTTCGAGGACCTCGGCGTCCGCACGGTCTCCTCGTCGCTGGCGACCGCGTGGGGCATCGACAACATCATCGAGCGGCCCGCGCTCGCCAACTGGATGACCGAAATCGGGCGCTCGGGCGACGTGCAGGAGGTCGAAGTCACCTCCGAGGAACTCGTCGGGAAGACCATCGAAGAACTAGACACGGAACTCCCGAACGGCTGCATCATCGCGCTCGTCGGCCGCGACGGCGAGAATCAGGTGCCCGCGGGCGAGTTCACGCTCCAGCGCGGCGACCACCTCACGTTCCTCGGGCGGAAGGAATCGGTCCGGGAGGCCCTCGAATGGTGTCACCCCCGCGACTGA
- a CDS encoding long-chain fatty acid--CoA ligase yields the protein MNFREAERDYEDEVTGQTTLARMFEDAAERHADRPAQGYKGGVYDRTLTPDVLPPAPDGEFADITYSEMRDIVRNLAAGFRDLGVEAGERVGIFAHTRMEWAQCDFGALAAGAAVTTVYSSSSSRQVKHLLGDSDAVGVVVEGETELERVREAEADLDLEFVVTMDRVADDDAIPLSDVYERGREAFDRDTYESWIDAADYDDLASLIYTSGTTGKPKGVALTHENFRENVNQCRKRFGPRPDKDGRPAITAETRVVSFLPLAHVLERLSGHFLLFASGAHVCYAESSDTLREDFSLCEPSVGTSVPRVYEKIYAAVREQAAESPTKERIFEWATDVGREVYETDDPGLVLRAKHAVADKLVFQQVRDALGGNIDFFISGGGSLSPELCALYHGMGLPILEGYGLTETSPVVCVNPLEAPQTGTIGPPVVGTEVRVDETIASPEQRAATDGAAGELLVRGPQVFDGYWGLDDATEQAFTEIEGREWFRTGDVVELHDDDYVRFLERAKQILTLSTGKNVAPGPIEDAFAASALVEQAMVVGDNRKFVSAVIVPDFGAIRKWAESEGIDLPEDKAGVCRNGRVEARIQQEVDAVNENFEDYEQIKRFRLVPTEFTEDNDLLTPTMKKKRRNILDAFADEIGDIYAE from the coding sequence ATGAACTTCCGCGAGGCGGAACGGGACTACGAGGACGAGGTCACCGGTCAGACCACCCTCGCCCGCATGTTCGAGGACGCCGCGGAGCGACACGCAGACCGCCCCGCGCAGGGATACAAGGGCGGCGTCTACGACCGCACGCTCACGCCCGACGTGCTGCCACCAGCGCCCGACGGCGAGTTCGCCGACATCACGTACAGCGAGATGCGGGACATTGTCCGCAACCTCGCGGCCGGCTTCCGCGACCTCGGCGTGGAGGCCGGCGAGCGCGTCGGCATCTTCGCGCACACTCGCATGGAGTGGGCGCAGTGTGACTTCGGCGCGCTCGCCGCCGGCGCCGCCGTCACCACCGTCTACTCCAGTTCCAGTTCGCGGCAAGTGAAACACCTCCTCGGCGACAGCGACGCGGTCGGCGTCGTCGTCGAGGGCGAGACCGAACTCGAACGCGTCCGCGAGGCGGAGGCCGACCTCGACTTGGAGTTCGTCGTCACGATGGACCGCGTCGCCGACGACGACGCTATCCCGCTCTCGGACGTGTACGAACGCGGCCGCGAGGCCTTCGACCGCGACACCTACGAGTCGTGGATCGACGCCGCCGACTACGACGACCTCGCGAGCCTCATCTACACGTCCGGCACCACCGGGAAGCCGAAGGGCGTCGCGCTCACCCACGAGAACTTCCGGGAGAACGTCAACCAGTGCCGCAAGCGCTTCGGCCCGCGACCCGACAAGGACGGCCGCCCCGCTATCACCGCCGAAACTCGGGTCGTCTCGTTCCTCCCGCTGGCGCACGTCCTCGAACGGCTCTCGGGGCACTTCCTGCTGTTCGCGTCGGGCGCACACGTCTGCTACGCCGAGTCCTCGGACACGCTCCGCGAGGACTTCTCGCTGTGCGAGCCCTCGGTCGGCACGAGCGTCCCCCGGGTCTACGAGAAGATTTACGCCGCCGTCCGCGAGCAGGCCGCCGAGTCTCCCACCAAAGAACGCATCTTCGAGTGGGCGACCGACGTCGGCCGCGAGGTGTACGAAACCGACGACCCCGGACTGGTGTTGCGCGCGAAACACGCCGTCGCGGACAAACTCGTCTTCCAGCAGGTGCGGGACGCCCTCGGCGGCAACATCGACTTCTTCATCTCCGGTGGCGGGTCGCTGTCCCCGGAACTGTGCGCGCTCTACCACGGCATGGGTCTCCCGATTCTGGAGGGGTACGGGCTCACCGAGACCAGCCCGGTCGTCTGCGTGAATCCGCTGGAAGCCCCTCAGACCGGCACTATCGGCCCGCCGGTCGTCGGCACGGAGGTTCGCGTCGACGAGACCATCGCCAGCCCCGAGCAGCGCGCGGCCACGGACGGCGCCGCCGGCGAACTGCTCGTGCGCGGCCCGCAGGTCTTCGACGGCTACTGGGGGCTCGACGACGCCACCGAGCAGGCGTTCACCGAAATCGAAGGGCGGGAGTGGTTCCGCACCGGCGACGTCGTGGAACTCCACGACGACGACTACGTTCGCTTCCTCGAACGCGCGAAACAGATTCTCACGCTGTCGACCGGGAAGAACGTCGCGCCCGGCCCCATCGAGGACGCGTTTGCTGCGAGCGCGCTGGTCGAGCAGGCGATGGTCGTCGGCGACAACCGGAAGTTCGTCTCCGCGGTCATCGTCCCTGACTTCGGCGCTATTCGCAAGTGGGCCGAGAGCGAGGGCATCGACCTGCCCGAGGACAAAGCGGGCGTCTGTCGGAACGGCCGCGTCGAAGCCCGTATCCAACAGGAGGTCGACGCCGTCAACGAGAACTTCGAGGACTACGAGCAGATCAAGCGCTTCCGGCTCGTCCCCACGGAGTTCACGGAGGACAACGACCTGCTCACGCCGACGATGAAGAAGAAACGCCGCAACATCCTCGACGCGTTCGCCGACGAAATCGGCGACATCTACGCGGAGTAG
- a CDS encoding MBL fold metallo-hydrolase, translated as MAPGDVFDVEQCSDISYVDTGMYDTGEYGSVYVVDADRPAIVDTGIGTNYERVLDALAECGIEREDLEAILVTHVHLDHAGGAGFIAEECPNADVYVHEIGARHLVDPSRLVEGTKEAVGDQWQYYVEPEPVPEDRVVELEDGDTVDLGSRELTAHHAPGHAPHQVVFEDHADDAVFTADAAGIWVPEQDRVRETSPPPNFDLEQCVTDAELIRRLDPDILLYAHFGPGPDDVDAVLRQYEQVLREWVETVEREVVERGSEEAAADHLAGTNEVWQVWGDHKAEAETKMNVRGVLHYLKTRETH; from the coding sequence ATGGCACCCGGCGACGTTTTCGACGTCGAACAGTGTAGTGACATCTCGTACGTCGACACCGGCATGTACGACACCGGCGAGTACGGCTCCGTCTACGTCGTCGACGCCGACCGCCCGGCAATCGTCGACACCGGCATCGGCACGAACTACGAGCGCGTCCTCGACGCCCTCGCGGAGTGCGGTATCGAGCGCGAGGACCTCGAAGCGATTCTGGTCACGCACGTCCACCTCGACCACGCGGGCGGCGCGGGATTCATCGCCGAGGAGTGCCCGAACGCGGACGTCTACGTCCACGAAATCGGCGCGCGCCACCTCGTCGACCCCTCGCGGCTCGTCGAGGGCACCAAGGAGGCGGTCGGCGACCAGTGGCAGTATTACGTCGAACCCGAACCCGTCCCCGAGGACCGCGTCGTCGAACTCGAGGACGGCGACACCGTCGACCTCGGGTCGCGGGAACTGACCGCGCACCACGCGCCCGGGCACGCTCCCCACCAGGTCGTCTTCGAGGACCACGCCGACGACGCCGTCTTCACCGCGGACGCCGCCGGCATCTGGGTCCCCGAGCAGGACCGCGTGCGGGAGACGAGCCCGCCGCCGAACTTCGACCTCGAACAGTGCGTCACCGATGCCGAACTGATTCGGCGCCTCGACCCGGACATCCTGCTGTATGCGCACTTCGGCCCGGGGCCGGACGACGTCGACGCGGTCCTCCGCCAGTACGAGCAAGTGCTGCGGGAGTGGGTCGAGACCGTCGAGCGGGAGGTCGTCGAGCGCGGCAGCGAGGAAGCCGCCGCCGACCACCTCGCCGGTACGAACGAGGTCTGGCAGGTCTGGGGCGACCACAAGGCCGAAGCGGAAACTAAAATGAACGTTCGTGGAGTTCTCCACTACCTTAAGACCCGGGAGACCCATTAG
- a CDS encoding inorganic phosphate transporter codes for MSSALLFVGLAAAAFVGFNVGGSSTGVAWGPAVGAGVTKKTTAAALMSVFVLLGGWTVGRNVVETLGSGIVAPSAFTLEASIVVLAFIGLGMAVANGYGVPISTSMTAVGAIAGLGIATHTLDWAVLGEIVVWWLVAPVAGFWCGAVVGRYLYVRLQRAVAIEQSDGALVVLDRSGALPVPALGPGTTPREVASTALVVVVACYMSFSAGASNVANAVAPLVGGGLLDPGPAVVLAAAAIGVGAFTIARRTMASVGSELTDLPLLAAMVVTVVAATITTAASWLGIPISLALSTVMTIVGLGWGRASRTATAADLARGDVEGGVSVSAVAVGADDGVSEIGGAPDDDLGDAAALFDSSTVARFVSFWILGPSAATVLSYLAFSALPVAGTP; via the coding sequence ATGAGTTCGGCGCTCCTGTTCGTCGGCCTCGCCGCCGCGGCGTTCGTCGGATTCAACGTCGGCGGGTCGTCGACCGGTGTCGCGTGGGGCCCCGCGGTCGGCGCGGGTGTCACGAAGAAGACCACAGCAGCGGCGCTGATGAGCGTCTTCGTGCTGCTGGGCGGGTGGACGGTCGGCCGGAACGTCGTCGAGACGCTCGGCAGCGGCATCGTCGCGCCGAGCGCGTTCACGCTCGAAGCCAGCATCGTCGTACTCGCGTTCATCGGTCTCGGGATGGCGGTGGCGAACGGCTACGGCGTCCCCATCTCGACGTCGATGACGGCCGTCGGCGCCATCGCCGGCCTCGGCATCGCGACGCACACCCTCGACTGGGCGGTGCTCGGGGAAATCGTCGTCTGGTGGCTGGTCGCGCCCGTCGCCGGCTTCTGGTGTGGCGCGGTCGTCGGACGCTACCTCTACGTCCGCCTGCAGCGAGCGGTCGCCATCGAGCAGTCCGACGGCGCGCTCGTCGTCCTCGACCGCTCCGGCGCGCTGCCAGTGCCCGCGCTCGGTCCCGGGACGACGCCCCGGGAGGTCGCCAGCACCGCGCTCGTCGTCGTCGTCGCGTGCTACATGTCGTTCTCCGCGGGAGCGAGCAACGTCGCGAACGCGGTTGCGCCGCTGGTCGGCGGCGGCCTCCTCGACCCCGGACCGGCGGTCGTGCTCGCGGCGGCGGCCATCGGCGTCGGCGCGTTCACCATCGCGCGCCGCACGATGGCGTCGGTCGGGAGCGAACTCACGGACCTCCCGCTGCTGGCGGCGATGGTCGTGACGGTGGTCGCGGCGACGATTACGACCGCCGCGTCGTGGCTCGGCATCCCAATCAGCCTCGCGCTCTCGACGGTCATGACCATCGTCGGCCTCGGCTGGGGGCGCGCGTCGCGTACCGCGACCGCTGCGGACCTCGCGCGTGGCGACGTCGAGGGTGGCGTCTCCGTGAGCGCGGTGGCCGTCGGCGCGGACGACGGCGTCAGCGAAATCGGCGGGGCGCCCGACGACGACCTCGGGGACGCGGCGGCGCTGTTCGACTCCTCGACGGTCGCACGCTTCGTCTCCTTCTGGATTCTCGGCCCGAGCGCCGCCACCGTCCTGTCGTATCTGGCGTTCTCCGCGCTGCCGGTCGCGGGAACGCCGTGA
- the serS gene encoding serine--tRNA ligase, whose translation MLSRQYVREHPEEVREALQKKGVDADLDRILEVDEEWRELKARGDELRHERNEVSSKIGELKQEGNEEAAEEAIERSQELKDELEDVEARADELETELERKLLTLPMVPHEDVPVGVDESDNVERRREGFDDLRDLPEAVTPHYDLGEELDILDFERGAKVSGGGFYFAKGAGARLEHALVQFMLDVHREQGYEDVFPPIPVNSKSMEGTGQFPKFVEDAYRIGDVNEADYEDDDLWLLPTAEVPVTNMYRDEILLSDDLPHKVQAYSPNFRREAGEHGTETRGIVRVHQFNKVEMVNFVEPENSDERFEGLVDEAEEVLRRLDLPYRILEMCTGDLGFTQAKKYDVEVWAPGDDMDDGPEEGGRWLEVSSVSNFEDFQARRAGIQYRPERHESAEYLHTLNGSGLAVPRVLVAVLEYYQNDDGTVDVPEALQPYMNGQEVVEGSRKVGESALGAGDRE comes from the coding sequence ATGCTGAGCAGACAGTACGTCCGCGAACACCCCGAGGAGGTCCGCGAGGCCCTACAGAAGAAGGGCGTGGACGCGGACCTCGACCGGATTCTGGAAGTCGACGAGGAGTGGCGGGAACTCAAAGCCCGCGGCGACGAACTCCGCCACGAGCGCAACGAGGTCTCCTCGAAAATCGGCGAACTCAAACAGGAAGGCAACGAGGAGGCGGCCGAGGAAGCCATCGAGCGCTCGCAGGAACTCAAGGACGAACTCGAAGACGTCGAGGCGCGCGCGGACGAACTCGAAACCGAACTGGAGCGCAAACTGCTCACGCTCCCGATGGTCCCCCACGAAGACGTGCCCGTGGGCGTCGACGAGTCCGACAACGTCGAGCGCCGCCGCGAGGGCTTCGACGACCTCCGCGACCTCCCCGAGGCGGTGACGCCCCACTACGACCTCGGCGAGGAACTGGACATCCTGGACTTCGAGCGCGGCGCGAAGGTCTCGGGCGGCGGCTTCTACTTCGCGAAGGGCGCTGGCGCGCGCCTCGAACACGCGCTCGTGCAGTTCATGCTCGACGTCCACCGCGAGCAGGGCTACGAGGACGTCTTCCCGCCGATTCCCGTGAACTCGAAGTCGATGGAGGGGACCGGCCAGTTCCCGAAGTTCGTCGAGGACGCCTACCGCATCGGCGACGTCAACGAAGCCGACTACGAGGACGACGACCTCTGGCTGCTCCCCACGGCGGAGGTCCCGGTGACGAACATGTACCGCGACGAGATTCTGCTCAGCGACGACCTCCCGCACAAGGTGCAGGCGTACTCGCCGAACTTCCGCCGGGAGGCCGGCGAGCACGGCACCGAGACCCGCGGCATCGTGCGCGTCCACCAGTTCAACAAGGTGGAGATGGTGAACTTCGTCGAACCCGAGAACAGCGACGAGCGCTTCGAAGGCCTCGTCGACGAGGCCGAAGAAGTGCTGCGCCGCCTCGACCTCCCCTACCGGATTCTGGAGATGTGTACGGGCGACCTCGGGTTCACGCAGGCGAAGAAGTACGACGTCGAGGTCTGGGCGCCCGGCGACGACATGGACGACGGCCCCGAGGAGGGCGGCCGCTGGCTGGAAGTCTCGTCGGTGTCGAACTTCGAGGACTTCCAAGCCCGGCGCGCGGGCATCCAGTACCGCCCCGAGCGCCACGAGAGCGCGGAGTACCTCCACACGCTGAACGGGTCGGGGCTCGCCGTCCCGCGCGTGCTCGTCGCCGTCCTCGAATACTACCAGAACGACGACGGCACCGTCGACGTGCCCGAGGCGCTCCAGCCGTACATGAACGGCCAGGAAGTCGTCGAGGGGTCGCGGAAAGTCGGCGAGTCGGCGCTCGGCGCGGGCGACCGCGAGTAG
- a CDS encoding TIGR03557 family F420-dependent LLM class oxidoreductase: MVDLGYTLSSEEHEPNDLVEHAARAEDAGFDFLSISDHFHPWVSQQGESGFVWSTLGGVAHATDDIPVGVGVVCPIMRYHPAIVAQASASVASMLDGRFFLGVGTGELLNEHIVGEHWPEHAVRLDMLEEAVEIIRKLWAGGQRSYHGEHFTVENARLFTRPEETPPIVVSAYGPATAKRAAEIGDGFWSVGPQDAVRRWEEHGGEGPRYTQLSVCYADSEAEAIETAYEWWPNTALPGELASQLPTTAHFEQACEMVTRDDIRESGLVTSPDPEAHVAALENAVDAGYDRVYVHQVGPDQEGFFEFYEEEVLPAVESISPA; this comes from the coding sequence ATGGTGGACCTCGGGTACACGCTCTCCAGCGAGGAGCACGAACCGAACGACCTCGTCGAGCACGCCGCGCGCGCGGAGGACGCGGGGTTCGACTTCCTCTCGATCTCGGACCACTTCCACCCGTGGGTGAGCCAGCAGGGCGAGAGCGGGTTCGTCTGGTCGACGCTCGGCGGCGTCGCGCACGCCACCGACGACATCCCGGTTGGCGTCGGCGTCGTCTGCCCTATCATGCGCTACCACCCCGCCATCGTCGCGCAGGCGTCGGCGTCGGTGGCGTCGATGCTCGACGGCCGGTTCTTCCTCGGCGTCGGCACGGGCGAACTGCTCAACGAGCATATCGTCGGCGAGCACTGGCCCGAACACGCCGTCCGCCTCGACATGCTCGAAGAGGCCGTCGAAATCATCCGGAAACTCTGGGCGGGCGGCCAGCGAAGCTACCACGGCGAGCACTTCACCGTCGAGAACGCGCGACTGTTCACGCGCCCCGAGGAGACCCCGCCGATTGTCGTGTCCGCGTACGGCCCCGCGACGGCGAAGCGCGCCGCCGAAATCGGGGACGGCTTCTGGTCGGTCGGCCCGCAGGACGCGGTTCGGAGGTGGGAAGAACACGGCGGCGAAGGCCCCCGGTACACGCAGTTGAGCGTCTGTTACGCCGACAGCGAGGCCGAAGCAATCGAGACAGCCTACGAGTGGTGGCCCAACACCGCGCTCCCGGGCGAACTCGCCTCGCAGTTGCCGACGACCGCGCACTTCGAGCAGGCCTGCGAGATGGTCACCAGAGACGACATCAGGGAGTCCGGGCTCGTTACCAGTCCCGACCCCGAGGCTCACGTCGCCGCCCTCGAGAATGCGGTGGACGCGGGCTACGACCGCGTGTACGTCCACCAGGTCGGCCCCGACCAGGAGGGATTCTTCGAGTTCTACGAGGAAGAGGTGCTGCCGGCCGTCGAGTCGATATCTCCGGCGTAA